A region of Pantanalinema sp. DNA encodes the following proteins:
- a CDS encoding peptidylprolyl isomerase, with product MSLRTLAIPLSLAAMLASAGAAEAKAQAKTEAKPEAIQEVEKAAGHKVTLGSKVQFTTSKGKFTVVLFPKEAPKTVANFEKLVKKGFYDGLVFHRVIPGFVAQGGDPEGTGGGGPGYTIPDELDSSLKHIRGSLAMAKTMAPNSGGSQFYIGFQPLPSLDGRYTVFGQVISGMDVVDKLQATEGPGANPAKPDKMLKVTLVK from the coding sequence ATGTCGCTGCGAACCCTCGCCATCCCTCTCTCCCTGGCCGCCATGCTCGCGAGCGCGGGAGCCGCCGAAGCCAAGGCCCAGGCCAAGACCGAGGCCAAGCCGGAGGCCATCCAGGAGGTGGAGAAGGCCGCGGGCCACAAGGTCACGCTCGGCTCCAAGGTCCAGTTCACCACCAGCAAGGGCAAGTTCACCGTGGTGCTCTTCCCCAAGGAGGCCCCCAAGACCGTCGCCAACTTCGAGAAGCTCGTCAAGAAGGGCTTCTACGACGGCCTGGTCTTCCACCGGGTCATCCCCGGCTTCGTGGCCCAGGGCGGCGACCCCGAGGGCACGGGCGGCGGCGGCCCCGGCTACACCATCCCCGACGAGCTCGACAGCAGCCTCAAGCACATCCGGGGCAGCCTCGCCATGGCCAAGACCATGGCCCCCAACAGCGGCGGCAGCCAGTTCTACATCGGCTTCCAGCCCCTGCCCTCGCTGGATGGCCGCTACACCGTCTTCGGCCAGGTCATCAGCGGCATGGACGTGGTCGACAAGCTGCAGGCCACCGAGGGCCCCGGGGCGAACCCCGCCAAGCCCGACAAGATGCTCAAGGTCACCCTCGTCAAGTAA